The Desulfuromonadales bacterium DNA window TTGCTGCATTTCGGGTTGCCTTCGGGTAGCCAGGGAAGGCAGCGCGGACCCCGTATCAATAATCCATCTTGAAGTTGAGGGCCGATTCAGTCCAATTCGCATCGGTTATTAAAACAAGGATTCTCAATTGTCTGCCGCTTGGCATATATCTCTATGAAACTTAAACTTTAAAATATCTCCAACTCTTAGTTTGTTTGATGTTTTTGAAATGTCCATGTTTCTGATAAAAATCTGATAAAAATCCAGCCGTTGAATTCACTGTGTTCTTTCACGTTTATGGAGTGGCAATTATTGCGCCATCGTCAAAAAAAGAGAAAAAATACCGAATAACGAGGCGATTTCACCTACTAATATGATTTTAATAATTCTATCGTTGTTGTTATGGAATAATAGTTTGAAACAAAATATGTCAAATGGCGCTGACAATAAATGTCATATGACTATGTAATCTCATTTGTCCTTAGTTTAATTAAGGTTACGCTGTCATTAGAATTGTTCTGATTTTTTTGTCACAAACCATATCACAATAATCTTATTACAATTGTAGTGTCAGAATTCATAGTGCAGCGCTTACATGCTTTAGTTTTAGGGGTCATCAGCTGAATCTATGTGTACAGAGATAGTTATCGCCTGACACTGCCGCCCCTGGCGGGGTGACGTTTACGCGGCTTCTTCGGTTACGGTTTTCGGCTTCGGCAGGTCATCATCAAAGGCCTGATACGGTACCCGGCCATTCATGTTGCGACCCTGATGGGTCCGCTCGTAAATGATCACCCATCCCATCCTCCGTCCAGCCCAAGACAGAACGACAGAAAAGCCCCTGCAGAGGCCAGGGTCAGCCCTTCCCTGAAATCCGCCGCACCCCTCTTCGATCCAGGGGCTCAGCCGGAGGAAGGGCATTCAAAATTAGCTGAGCCTAAACCATAGCAAGGCATATGCCATGCCTTTAAGTTATTGTTTTGAAAAAGTTATTCAGGCAGGGATCGCAGAAAAGCCGCGGCATTGTTTCCAATGGAACCATTAACAGGAGGGGGAGTGTTACCACTGGGGAACACAGGCTTTAAATAGTCAAAAATCCTTGATATGTTTGTATCCCTTGGATACAGGCAGGCAATGTCCTGCAGCGGACCGGTGGCGTTGAGCTGGATGATCGGTCAGAATTTTGCTCCGGATTCTGGGGAAGCTAGTTTTATGATTGGAACGAAAACGCGTTACCTGTGACCTTGCCGATGAAAAAAATTGACATCGAGCGTTTGGTCGGAGTACAAGCATGCTCATTTTTCTTTTGGATTAAGAGCATCCCGTGCAAACTCGGGCCGGGTTTAGCTAAAAATGAAGCACAGGTCTGTAACGAATCCCGCTCTCCGATGAATAATTGAGAGCTCATTTTTATTCCAGCGATGTGCTGATCCTTTTAGATCACGAATAAAAAGAAGTGTCGGGAGTGTGGTATGCAGGAAACAGGGAGGTCATCCGGAGTGGTCATCGCGATGACCGTATTTCTGGGAGCAGTTTTATTGAACTCTCTAACGGGTTTTCATAGCTTGCTTTTTGCTGCCACGGCCGAATCCTGCATGGCCAGAAATTGCCACGCCAATTTTGGCAAGGAGGCATTCGTCCACGGTCCGGTCGCCTCCGGCGACTGCATCTTGTGTCACATCCAGACGAGGAAGCACAAGTTCGAGCCGATCGCCGACGCCGGAAAACTTTGTCTGGAGTGTCATGAGCGGCTCGACACGGAAAAAGTCGTGCATCAGCCGGTCAGGGAAGGCAAGTGCACCCAATGCCATGACCCGCACCAGTCCCCGAACAGGTTCATGCTGAGAGGGGCTGGGGCCGACCTCTGCTACCGTTGTCACGACAGGGCTCTCGCCGGCGGCAAGTACGTTCATGGACCGGTGGCCGCGGGAAGTTGCAGCACCTGCCATGACGTTCATCAGAGCGAGTTTCCGCGAATGCTTCTGGCCGAGGGGAATGAGGTCTGTTTCGCCTGCCATTCCGACAAGGCGGAGGCGATCAAGGCCCGGAAGTTCATCCATGCGCCGGTCGAGGAAGCCTGCGTCAACTGCCACAATCCCCACAGCAGCCCGTTCAGGTATAATTTGCCGGCGGATGGTTCGCGCGACCTCTGCTACACCTGCCATGCGGAGAAGGCTGCACAAATCGCCGGAGCAACGGTCAGACACGGTGCGCTGAACACCGAACGGAAGTGCCTCAGGTGCCACGATCCCC harbors:
- a CDS encoding cytochrome c3 family protein translates to MARNCHANFGKEAFVHGPVASGDCILCHIQTRKHKFEPIADAGKLCLECHERLDTEKVVHQPVREGKCTQCHDPHQSPNRFMLRGAGADLCYRCHDRALAGGKYVHGPVAAGSCSTCHDVHQSEFPRMLLAEGNEVCFACHSDKAEAIKARKFIHAPVEEACVNCHNPHSSPFRYNLPADGSRDLCYTCHAEKAAQIAGATVRHGALNTERKCLRCHDPHASDYVKQLPQAPADLCLGCHDREYTKSTGKVANMKELLSLNVIHHGPIKQKDCSGCHNAHGSKNFRMLREYFPEAFYAGYNPDNYKLCFMCHEQSLASEEKTMTLTGFRDGDRNLHAVHVNKPDKGRTCRACHDAHATNNPRHIRDAVPFGGWQLPVGFTKTETGGQCLPGCHQLLKYDRNKPVGKP